GTCACCACGCTGATGCTGGCCTCCATGCCTTTGATGGGCAATGGCACGATTAGTTTTGAAAATGGCGAACTGTTTGGTTATGCCACTATGATCATCGCCTTGTCCATGATCTATTTCGGCATTAAATCTTATCGCGACAACCACAACCATGGGGTACTTTCCTATGCCAAAGGGTTTCAGGTAGGTATCCTTATTGCCGCTATTGCTTCCGTAATTTACGCCTCGGGCTGGGAGGTATACATGGGCACTTCTTCCGGGGATTTTATGGAGCAGTACACCACCCAGTACCTGGCCCAAATGGAGAAAGAAGGTGCATCGGCTGCCGAAATGGAGGAAATGAAGGCGGAGATGGATAAAATGGCCACGATGTACAAAAACCCACTGGCCCGGTTTGGCATGACGTTGATGGAAATCCTGCCCGTAGGCCTTGTCATCACATTGCTGAGCGCATTCCTTCTAAAAAGAAAAGAAAGCAACGGCACGGCCGGCCCATCGCGGAACATATAAATTTTTTTATGCAATCATTGATACACACCCCCACCAGCCGATTGGAAGACAGCTTGGGCTTCTATAAAAAACTTGAATTTAAAGTGTTGTCCTGTGATGAGGGAACATTCGTTACGGATGGCAAGGCCGTCATATTAATAAACCCCGACCGTTTTGCCAGGGCGGGGGTGAAACTCTACAAAAATGATTGGGCAAAGGAAATGCCCAAGCTAAAGAAGCTGACAGCCGTGCATAAAACAAAGAATGGGTTTTTGCTCAGCGATGCCAGTGGTGTGTGGATTTACCTGGAAGAGGGGGGTTTAAAACTTGGCCATGAGCCCGCCAGGGAGCCATTTAGTGTATTGGGCAACTATGCAGGCCTGAGTTTGGAATCCCTGGACATCGAGCGATCCGTGGAAGTATGGAAAACCCTGGGCTTCGAAACCACTGGCTCCCCAGGACAGGGTTGGGCAGCCTGCAAAAGCGAAGATGGGCTGACGGTAAACATTATGAACCCGCTCATGTGCCCACACCTTTTCTTTAACCCGTCAATGACGTATTTTAATGGCAAGGAAAACAACCCAAAAGTGATCGCCAAGATAAGGGCATTGGGAATCCCTATTGTGGAAGGGATAACGCACTTCAACGATAGGGGGATCGTGGACAATGTGATCATCCGCGACCCGGGCGGGTACGGTTTTTTTATTTTCAACGATTAGTTAACCGATCCATTGCCTAAACAAGGGGGCCGTCTCCTTGCTTACGTACACATCTTCTTTGCAATCCGGCACGAGGTGTATTTTTATCCTACCCTTGTCGGGCTTGAACCTTTCAATGGCATTCAGGCAGCAGAGGTATTTTCTGTTGATACGGAAAAACTTTGAAGGGTCAACGGTCCCTTCCAATTCGGTTATTGTCTTGTCCACGATCAACTGCCTGCCGGTAAAGTCTTTGGCGAACACAATCTTGTGCTCGGTGAAAAAGTATGCGATATCGTTGAGGCCCAGGGCTATGAACTCCGTGCCTTTTTTGGCCAGTATACGGTCCTGGGACGAAGTGGATTGGATGTGGTTAAGGATCTTTAATAGGTTGCCCTGTAAAAAATGGTCCTGGAGTTTTTTTACCTTTTCGAGTGACCGGATGAGTTTCCCTTCCGTGATGGGCTTCAAAAGGTAGTCCACCGAATTGAACTCAAATGACTCCAATATGTATTTGTCGTACGCGGTGGTGAATATGACGGGAAACTTGGCGGGGTGTTGCCTGAATATTTCAAACGAATGGTCATCCGACAATTGAATGTCCACAAACGCCAGGTCGGGTCCTGGATTGTTTTCAAGCCAACGCAGGGTTTCTTTTACGCTTCCCAATTGAGCGGCCACCTCCATCTGTGGGGCCACGGCCTTTAGCATGGCCACCAACCTGGCACGTGCAGGCAGTTCGTCTTCAATAATTATCGCCCTCATGGGTAGTCAATGGGGTAAGTGGCAAACTGACAATAAACCTTCCTTCCTCCCGGTATGCTTCGATATTGTTTCCCGTAATGAGTTGGAACCTTTCAGCCAGGTTTTTTAACCCGATCTGTGATGACTTTTGCCTGCTTCCCTTCTCCTGAATTTGGTTGGCAATGGTCAACCGGTTGCCCTTAACGGCCATGTCAATATGGAGGGGCCTGGCTTCACTGATTTCATTGTGCTTTACGGCATTTTCAAAGGCCACGAACACAGAAGTGGGAGGGATCAAATAGCCTTTTCCCATCCTACCGTTAAAATGCCTGTTTATGACCAGCGCCTGGCCAAACCGAAGGTGCAACAGGCCGGTGTACCTGCTGGTGAATTCCAGTTCGTCTTCAAGCAATACGAAGGTATGGTCTTTTTGAACCAGTATGTACCGGTACACTTCGGCCAGGTCCTCTGTAAACAATAGTGCCTTTTTGGTATCGGATTTTACCAGGTGCGCGAGCGTGTTTAATGAGTTAAACATAAAATGCGGGTCTACCTGGTTTTTAAGCGCGGTAAGTTCGGCCTCTGCCCGGGCGCGTTGCAGTTGTTCGTTTTTTATGGTCTCACTTTCCTTTTCCTTTACCAGAAAGACCGTTTCGTACACGTGGGTCACGAACAAGACGCAAATCACATTGATGAGCACCACCATTTGTATCACGCCCCAGTCGGGCTTTGAAAAACCCGCCCAAACGTACCAAAGGCACAGCCAGGCGATGGTGAGGGGGGCTGTAAAAAAAACATTGTTGAGGAGAAGGAGGATCAGTTTTTCCATGGGCTTTTCAAACCACGTAAAGCGTTTTCGGGTGCGGAACAGCAAATACCGGTTGCCTTGCCAAATGAAATAGGCCAGCAGGATGAAGTAAACATGCCCCAGCCAATAGGCAAGGTCGGTAAACCTGAGCGGGCCGAACAGTCCGGTCGCATTGGGGATAAGCAGCCCAAAAGAGGGAATGCCAATCCACCTGAACGTGGCGTCATCCAACTGGATATCGGGATGGGGGGCGCTTTTTTCCCCTTCACGCACGGTTTGTTCCGTTTCGGCCATTTATTTCCATTTGGTGTTGATAAAGTTCGCAAATTCAATTCATAAAAAACACGCACCTTGGAATTCTTACCTTTAACCAATATAACGCAAACCCTTACAACACAACGCTTATGGAAAATTTAAATTATTGGGCAATACTGGCCTCGGCATTATCTACCTTTCTCATCGGGGGGTTATGGTATTCCCCTGCCCTTTTTGGAAAAGCATGGATGAAGGAAAATGGGTTCAGTGAAGAAGACATGAAGAAGGGGAACATGGCCAGGATATTTGGCCTGGCATTTTTGCTGGGCCTGGTGGCGGCCATCAACCTGGCGATGTTCATGGGGCCCGAAGCGGATTTGTCTTTTGGGGCCTTTGCCGGCTTTGCGGCCGAGGCAGGGTGGGTCGCCACCTTTGTGGGCACTCACTATTTGTTCGAGCGAAGGTCTTTCAAATTGTTTTTGATCAATGCTGGGTATAGCATTGTGGCCCTTACCGTTATGGGGATCATCATTGGCGCTTGGAAATGAAAAACAGGGCGCCATTTGTATGGGCTAGAAGATAAAATACAAGAGGATCAGGACGATCAACAGAATGGCCACCCACTTTAAGCCTGTGCCATATTCGGCAAACTCATATCCACAAATGGGGCAAACTTTGCTCTTTGGGTCTACTTCCATGGCACAAGAGGGGCATTCTTTGGTTTTCATAAAATAGGGATCAGTTTTTTCTCCTGTTGGCCACAAATTGCGCCAAGCGCTGCATGGCCACTTCCAATTCCCCTGCTGTTACGCAGGAATGCACCAGGCGAAACTGTCCATGCCGGGTATGGCCAAACCCGTTCCCGGGCGTAAGCAGGATGCCGGTTTCGTTGTACAAGGCCGTCCAAAGGGCCGTCTCCTGCCCCTGGGTGTTTTCCTCCAGGAATTCCGACAGGTCCAGCCAAACAAAAAGGCTTCCCGTGGCAGGCGCATAAGGAATGCCCAGTTCACGCAGCTGGCGAACGGCCACCAGGTAATTTTCCGTTAACAACCGCTGGTTGTTTTGTAAGTATTTTTCAATAAAACCATGGTCGCTAAATACCAATTCGAACATCCACTGGGCATAGTTGGAGGCCATGGAAGGGCTGTTCAGGTTGTTATAGGCTTCAAGGAATGTTTTGTTGAGCGAATACACCATCCCCACCCTAAAACCGGAAGCGCCAAAATCTTTTGAGAGCGCGTACCAATGGTGCAAATACCCACTTTGCCTTTGCTGCATAATGTTGATAAACGAATGAAACCTAACGGGTGTGGGGTAATCGCCTATCAGTTCCGGGTGATGGGTATCGATCAGGGACAGCCCATAGATTTCGTTTACGATCAGGTGGACATTGTGGGCCAGGCACCAATCGGTAAGTTCGTTCAATTTGGATTCCGAATACATTCCGCCCGTAGGGTTGTCAGGGTTTGTAACCACAAGGATCCTAAACCTTTTTCCCTGGCGCTCAATATCTTTGAACGCTTTGTCGAGGTGGCCGGTATGGAGCAATGGCCCGTTTTTCAATTCGGTAAGGTGGTGGTGGGTAACGAGGTCGTACCTTTCCAGGCCCGGCTTGTTTTGCACATCTTGTTTGTACACCGGATAGCAGGGGGCTGGAAATACCACCACGTCCCCGGGTTCGCCCAATATCCATGCGGTAAGGTCGATTACCGAAGTGGCCCCTGCTGAAATGGCCAAATGCCCCGGGTCGACATCGGTATGTGAAATGAACCGGGAGTAAAAACGGGCGACTTTGTCCCTGAAGGAGGGGGCGCCAGTGCTATGGGTATAGCTGGCCACCCAGTCGGGTATGGGGTGCTTGTTGGCCAGGTGTTCCATGTGGGCTTTTAACATTGGCCAGCTCAGTTTGTTTTCGGCCACGTTCAGGGGGAAGGTCCCGCCAGGATTGCCGGTTTTGTGGTAAAGGTTTTTTACGGCTTCAAAATAGGCTTCAAAGTCGATGCGGAGAACGGATTGTGAAGCGGTGTGGCCGCGCTGGGAAAGGGAGTGGTTCAAAACAACAGGCTATGATTGGTTTGGATTGATGCTAAATTATCAAATAAGGGCAAGACCATGCCGTGAATTTGGATTTATGGCAATATCCCACTATTATTGACCGACCGTTCAGTCATAAAAATATGAGCCCCCGCAATTCGGCCAAAAACAGGGAAATAAGGGAGAAAAGCATGAAAAAGATCATGGGGGCGGCATTTACATTGGTTGCCAAACAGGGCTATGAGGCCACCAGTATTTCGCAAATAGCCGCCCAGGCGGGCGTGTCCAAGGGCTTGATGTACAATTATTTCGAGGGCAAGGGGGACCTGCTGGAAAAACTGGTAACAACTGCCCTGGACGAAGGGGACAAAATATTGCAAGGGCTAATGGGCGATGCCCCGGGGCAAACCCTTCAAAATATTTTTGAATGGTTTTTTAAAGAATTGAGGGACAGGCCGGGGTACTGGAGGCTGATGGCGGAATTTACCTTCAGGATTGACAAATTCCCTTTCGTGCACGATATGGCAACGGAAAAAATGAAATCTTACGTTGATTTTATAAAGGGATTGTTGGAACAACTCGGCTTCCCCAATCCTGCGGACGAAGCCAGGGTGATCACCGCCCTTTTTGACGGCATTGCCATTCAACATATGGTGATAAAAGACGATTATCCATTAAGGGAGATGGAAAGGTTTTTGATCGGGAAGTATTGCAATAAAAAAAACAGTAACATCGCCACATAAAAGACATGGGCAGGATAACAATGGGCGGTTCCAAATGACCACTAAAACTCACATCAACATATGAAAGTGTATGCGATTATAGGGATTTTGTTGCTTCACCTGCAGGCAAATGCCCAGACGGCCAGGGAAATCATGCAGCGCGTGGACGAAAAGGTGCGGGGCACCTCGAATAAGTCTGAAATGAAGATGACCATCGTCCGCCCGGAATGGAAAAGGGAAGTGACAATGAAAGGGTGGTCATTGGGGACCGAATATAGCCTCATATTGATTACCGGGCCCGCGCGCGACAAGGGGCAGGCTTTTTTAAAGCGCGACAATGAAATGTGGAACTGGCAGCCTTCCATCGACAGGGTGGTGAAGCTGCCGCCATCCATGATGCTGCAATCCTGGATGGGTTCGGATTTTACCAACGATGACCTGGTGAAGGAATCGTCAATTGTCAATGACTACGACCAACACCTGGAGCAGGATTCGGTGATTAACGGGGCAAGTGTTTACAAAATCCTGTTGATGCCAAAGCCGGACGCCCCGGTGGTTTGGGGCAAAGTGGTATGTTATGTGGAAAAAAAGGAGTACAACCAATTGCTGGTGAAGTATTATGATGAAGACGGTTACCTGGTCAATACCATGGTGCTGTCCGACATCAAGGAAATGGGGGGAAGAAGACTCCCTTCAAAACTGGAAATGATACCCCATGACAACCCCAACCATAGAACGATAATCCAGTATTTGGACCAGGAGTTCAATATTGGTCTGAAGGAAAGTTTTTTTTCCATGCAAAACATGAAACGTGTCAGATAAACCATACCTATTGCCGTAACCCATTATGTACACCACCCTAGCCTGGCGAAATATCTGGAGGAACAAAAGAAGGTCATTGATAACGATCCTGTCCATTACCTTTGCGGTTTTGTTGGCCTGTGTGATGCGGTCCATGCAGTTAGGGTCTTACCACAGGATGATTGAAAACTCCGTAAGGTTTTATACCGGGTACATACAAATCCACAAAGAGGGCTATTGGATGGACAAGGTCATTGACAATAGTTTTCCTTACGATACCGCCATGCTGGCAAAGGTGGGCCGGATAGAAGGAGTGCAAACCTTGGTGCCACGGCTGGAGTCCTTTGCGCTCTCTTCCTTTAAAAACCAAACCAAAGGGGCGATGGTAATGGGTGTGGACCCTGATCGGGAAAATGAACTCACCCGTGTAAAGGATAAGGTGGTGGATGGAAAATACCTACAGCCAGGGGATGATGGCATCCTGCTATCGCAGGGTTTGGCAAGTTACCTCAAAGCCACCGTGGGCGACACAATCGTGTTGTTGGGCCAAGGGTACCATGGGGCCAATGCGGCCGGCCTGTTCCCTGTGCGGGGCATCGTAAAATTTGCCATGCCCGAGCAAAACAACCAGTTGGTGTACATGGATTTGCCGAAAGCGCAATGGTTCTATGCCGCGGATAATTTAATTTCCACCGCGGCCCTTGTCATTGACGGCCCGGACGAGGCGCCCCGAATTTCCCGCGGGATAAGGGAAATATTGGGGAGTGGGGGCTACGAGGTGATGGACTGGAAAGAATTGGTGCCGGACCTGGTGCAAAGCATCGAGCTGGACAATATCAGTGGAAAGGTCATGCTTTGGATACTCTACCTTGTGATCGGTTTTGGAATGTTCGGGACTTACTTGATGATGACGGCCGAGCGGCAATACGAGTTTGGGGTAATGATATCGGTGGGGATGAAGCGATTGCAATTGCAAACCATTGTCTTGTTGGAAATTACTTTCATGACGTCCATAGGGGTAGTGGCCGGCATCCTGCTCAGCCTGCCGGTATTGACCTACTTTTATTACAACCCGATTTATTTTGGGGCAGAAGCCGCCAAGGCCATAGAAAAATTTGGGGTGGAAGCGGTTTATGCCTTCTCGTTGGACCCTGTGATCTTTACCAACCAGGCCTATGCCATTTTTATCATGGCCATTGTGTTGGCAGGGTACCCCATTTGGTCCATCCATAAGATGAAACCGGTCGAATCCATGAGGCCATAACCCATTAAGATATGATAGCGATTATTGCCTGGAGGAATGTATGGAGGAACAAGGGGAGAAGCCTGGTGGTGATGGGCGCCATGGTCATTGGCATTTGGGCGTTGGCATTTGCTGGTGGGTTTATGCAAAGTTTCCTCACCAGCTATATCCAGTCTGCCATAAAACACGAAACCTCCAATGGCCAGGTGCACCACCCTGCCTTTACCCAAGACTATGACATTCAGTACTATATAAAGGATTACAAGCCCATCCTGGCCTTCCTGGCACAAACCAAGGCAGTTGAATCGGTAACCTCCCGCTCTTTGGTAAATGGAATGATCTCTTCATCCCGTCAGGCCACGGGCGTAAAGATTATTGGTGTTGACCCCGAAGCAGAGGCAAAGGTTACCGGGCTGAACACCTTGGTTGGGGAGGGCGCCTATTTTGCAGGCATCTCCAGTAACCCCGTCTTGATTGGGGACAAGCTGGCCGAAAAACTAAAGGTAAACGTGAAGTCCAAGGTAGTGCTTACTTTCCAGGACCTGGAAGGCAACATCACCGCGGGCCGGTTTAGGGTGGCGGGCATCCTCAATGCCTCGTCTGTTTCCATTAGTGAATCGTCAGCGTATGTGCTCAAGTCGGATTTGAACCGCCTGCTGAACATCGGGGACAACGTGCACGAGATCGCCTACACCACCACCACAGGAACGGATGATGAGGCATTGGCAAGGAAAATCCAATCGAATTTTAAAAACGACAAGGTGGAAAGCTGGGAGGAAATATCACCGGCCTTGGTGTTCATGGAGCAGATGATGGCTTCCATGTTAAAGATTTTGATCGTCATCATCATGTCCGCGCTCGCCTTTGGGATTGTCAACACCATGCTGATGGCCGTGCTGGAAAGGATAAGGGAGTTGGGGATGCTTATGGCGCTGGGCATGGAACGGTCAAAGGTTTTCCTGATGATCATGTTTGAAACAATTTATCTGTCCACCGTGGGCGGGCCAGTGGGGTTAATGGTGGGTTTTGCCACCGTTTCCTATTTGGGAAAAACCGGGATAGACCTTACCGATTACTCGGAGGGCCTTGAGGCGATAGGCTATAACAGCATTTTGTACCCCACGCTTCAGCCCATGGATTATTTCCAGATTGTGATTGGCGTAGTCCTCACGGCCTTCCTGGCATCCATTTACCCGGCATGGAAGGCCATTAAGCTAAAACCCATTGACGCACTGCATACCGTTTAAAAAAAAATTAAAACTTGATGTCAACAATAATAAAAGCAACACGCGTTTCCAAAACCTACCACAAGACCACGGTGCCCGTCCGTGCCATTAACAATTTGAGTTTGAATATTGAAGAGGGGGAATTCACTGCCATTGTGGGGCCCTCAGGCTGTGGCAAAACCACCCTGTTGAACATCCTGGGAGGGCTTGACCAGCCCACGGAAGGAAAAGTGGAAGTGGCCGGTACGGATATTTCCAATATGAAAGACAGTGAATTGATTGCCTTCCGGTTGAGGAACATCGGCTTTGTTTTCCAGGCATACAACCTCATTCCCGTATTGACCGCACTGGAAAATGTGGAATTTATCATGCTGCTGCAGAAACGTGACAGAAAGGAGCGGCATGACCGGGCAATGGAACTATTGGGCCAAATGGACATTGCCGACAAGGCCAACGTTAAGCCATCACAACTTTCGGGCGGGCAACAGCAAAGGGTGGCGGTGGCCAGGGCGCTGGCATCAAAGCCACGCTTCATATTGGCTGATGAACCTACCGCAAACCTTGACTCCACCTCTACGTCCAACCTGTTGGACTTAATGGCAAAAATGAACAGGGAGCAAAAGGCCACATTTGTTTTCTCCACCCACGACCAACGCGTGATGGACAAGGCAAGGCGCATAGTCACGCTACAGGATGGGGCTATCGTCTCTGATGTAAAGCGGCAATGAAAAAGTTCTTCCTGGTACTCATCGCCAGCCACTTCGCGATGGCCTCATTTGCCCAGGAGGGGGATAAAAAGAAAATAACTTTTCAGGGGTACCTGAAGAATATGGGCTCGTTCAATTACTTTAACGATGAATTGTGGGTGGAAGACCTTACGCACAACAGGTTGAACTTTGCCTGGTACCCGGATGACGATTTTTCCATTTATGTGGAATTTCGGAACCGGCTTTTTGTAGGTGATTTTGTCAGGGGCATCCCCCACTACAATAAGATCGTTGATTCCAACAACGATTACTTTGACCTGTCGGCCAACCTGGTGGACACGAAGTATGCCTTGCTGAACGTGATGGCAGACCGTGCCTATGTCCAATGGAACAAAAACAATTGGGAAGTCAAGGTGGGCAGGCAGCGGATCAACTGGGGGGTAAACCTGGCATGGAACCCCAACGACTGGTTTAATGCCTATTCCTTTTTTGATTTTGATTATGAAGAGCGCCCGGGGTCGGATGCCGTGCGCATTTCCAAATATACCGGGGCAGCCTCGAGCATAGAGGTGGCCGCAAAAATGGCGGATAACCTGGACCATTTTGTAGGGGCTGGAATGTGGAAGGTGAACAAATGGAACTATGACATGCAGTTTTTGGCCGGCCTGGCGCAGGGGGACCTTGCCCTCGGGACCGGATGGGCGGGCAACTTGGGCAAGGCCGGCTTTAAAGGGGAGCTTTCTTATTTTGTCCCCGTTGCCGAAACTTCCGTAAACCGGTCTTACGAGGGCCTGTTCCTTGGGGCGCTCTCCGTGGATTATTCTTTTCCCAATACGCTGTACCTCAATGGCTCTGTTATGTACAACTCCGTGGCGGAGGTAAGCCCATCGTTTGGCTTTGCATTTTCCGGGGCCAGGCCGGGCAATTTTACCGTGCGCAATATTTCAAATTACAGGTGGTCTTCCTTTGTCCAGTCGTCATACCAGTTTTCGCCACTGGTTTATGGTGGCTTGTCGGTCATCGCCAATCCCGGCAGCCATGCATTTTTCCTCAATCCGGGGCTTACGGTTTCCATAAAACAAAACCTGGATGTGGATATGGTGGGCCAGTTGTTTTTTGATGAAGACCCGCTGACAGGCGTTTACGGTTCCCTTGCCCGGTCCGGGTTTATCCGACTTAAGTGGAGTTTTTAAAAATTTTGGA
The nucleotide sequence above comes from Flammeovirgaceae bacterium. Encoded proteins:
- a CDS encoding DUF4199 domain-containing protein, which gives rise to MGKVVLTFGLIAGLIVTTLMLASMPLMGNGTISFENGELFGYATMIIALSMIYFGIKSYRDNHNHGVLSYAKGFQVGILIAAIASVIYASGWEVYMGTSSGDFMEQYTTQYLAQMEKEGASAAEMEEMKAEMDKMATMYKNPLARFGMTLMEILPVGLVITLLSAFLLKRKESNGTAGPSRNI
- a CDS encoding response regulator transcription factor is translated as MRAIIIEDELPARARLVAMLKAVAPQMEVAAQLGSVKETLRWLENNPGPDLAFVDIQLSDDHSFEIFRQHPAKFPVIFTTAYDKYILESFEFNSVDYLLKPITEGKLIRSLEKVKKLQDHFLQGNLLKILNHIQSTSSQDRILAKKGTEFIALGLNDIAYFFTEHKIVFAKDFTGRQLIVDKTITELEGTVDPSKFFRINRKYLCCLNAIERFKPDKGRIKIHLVPDCKEDVYVSKETAPLFRQWIG
- a CDS encoding histidine kinase, translating into MAETEQTVREGEKSAPHPDIQLDDATFRWIGIPSFGLLIPNATGLFGPLRFTDLAYWLGHVYFILLAYFIWQGNRYLLFRTRKRFTWFEKPMEKLILLLLNNVFFTAPLTIAWLCLWYVWAGFSKPDWGVIQMVVLINVICVLFVTHVYETVFLVKEKESETIKNEQLQRARAEAELTALKNQVDPHFMFNSLNTLAHLVKSDTKKALLFTEDLAEVYRYILVQKDHTFVLLEDELEFTSRYTGLLHLRFGQALVINRHFNGRMGKGYLIPPTSVFVAFENAVKHNEISEARPLHIDMAVKGNRLTIANQIQEKGSRQKSSQIGLKNLAERFQLITGNNIEAYREEGRFIVSLPLTPLTTHEGDNY
- a CDS encoding DUF1761 domain-containing protein is translated as MENLNYWAILASALSTFLIGGLWYSPALFGKAWMKENGFSEEDMKKGNMARIFGLAFLLGLVAAINLAMFMGPEADLSFGAFAGFAAEAGWVATFVGTHYLFERRSFKLFLINAGYSIVALTVMGIIIGAWK
- a CDS encoding aminotransferase class I/II-fold pyridoxal phosphate-dependent enzyme; amino-acid sequence: MNHSLSQRGHTASQSVLRIDFEAYFEAVKNLYHKTGNPGGTFPLNVAENKLSWPMLKAHMEHLANKHPIPDWVASYTHSTGAPSFRDKVARFYSRFISHTDVDPGHLAISAGATSVIDLTAWILGEPGDVVVFPAPCYPVYKQDVQNKPGLERYDLVTHHHLTELKNGPLLHTGHLDKAFKDIERQGKRFRILVVTNPDNPTGGMYSESKLNELTDWCLAHNVHLIVNEIYGLSLIDTHHPELIGDYPTPVRFHSFINIMQQRQSGYLHHWYALSKDFGASGFRVGMVYSLNKTFLEAYNNLNSPSMASNYAQWMFELVFSDHGFIEKYLQNNQRLLTENYLVAVRQLRELGIPYAPATGSLFVWLDLSEFLEENTQGQETALWTALYNETGILLTPGNGFGHTRHGQFRLVHSCVTAGELEVAMQRLAQFVANRRKN
- a CDS encoding TetR/AcrR family transcriptional regulator; protein product: MSPRNSAKNREIREKSMKKIMGAAFTLVAKQGYEATSISQIAAQAGVSKGLMYNYFEGKGDLLEKLVTTALDEGDKILQGLMGDAPGQTLQNIFEWFFKELRDRPGYWRLMAEFTFRIDKFPFVHDMATEKMKSYVDFIKGLLEQLGFPNPADEARVITALFDGIAIQHMVIKDDYPLREMERFLIGKYCNKKNSNIAT
- a CDS encoding outer membrane lipoprotein-sorting protein gives rise to the protein MKVYAIIGILLLHLQANAQTAREIMQRVDEKVRGTSNKSEMKMTIVRPEWKREVTMKGWSLGTEYSLILITGPARDKGQAFLKRDNEMWNWQPSIDRVVKLPPSMMLQSWMGSDFTNDDLVKESSIVNDYDQHLEQDSVINGASVYKILLMPKPDAPVVWGKVVCYVEKKEYNQLLVKYYDEDGYLVNTMVLSDIKEMGGRRLPSKLEMIPHDNPNHRTIIQYLDQEFNIGLKESFFSMQNMKRVR
- a CDS encoding ABC transporter permease translates to MYTTLAWRNIWRNKRRSLITILSITFAVLLACVMRSMQLGSYHRMIENSVRFYTGYIQIHKEGYWMDKVIDNSFPYDTAMLAKVGRIEGVQTLVPRLESFALSSFKNQTKGAMVMGVDPDRENELTRVKDKVVDGKYLQPGDDGILLSQGLASYLKATVGDTIVLLGQGYHGANAAGLFPVRGIVKFAMPEQNNQLVYMDLPKAQWFYAADNLISTAALVIDGPDEAPRISRGIREILGSGGYEVMDWKELVPDLVQSIELDNISGKVMLWILYLVIGFGMFGTYLMMTAERQYEFGVMISVGMKRLQLQTIVLLEITFMTSIGVVAGILLSLPVLTYFYYNPIYFGAEAAKAIEKFGVEAVYAFSLDPVIFTNQAYAIFIMAIVLAGYPIWSIHKMKPVESMRP
- a CDS encoding ABC transporter permease, yielding MIAIIAWRNVWRNKGRSLVVMGAMVIGIWALAFAGGFMQSFLTSYIQSAIKHETSNGQVHHPAFTQDYDIQYYIKDYKPILAFLAQTKAVESVTSRSLVNGMISSSRQATGVKIIGVDPEAEAKVTGLNTLVGEGAYFAGISSNPVLIGDKLAEKLKVNVKSKVVLTFQDLEGNITAGRFRVAGILNASSVSISESSAYVLKSDLNRLLNIGDNVHEIAYTTTTGTDDEALARKIQSNFKNDKVESWEEISPALVFMEQMMASMLKILIVIIMSALAFGIVNTMLMAVLERIRELGMLMALGMERSKVFLMIMFETIYLSTVGGPVGLMVGFATVSYLGKTGIDLTDYSEGLEAIGYNSILYPTLQPMDYFQIVIGVVLTAFLASIYPAWKAIKLKPIDALHTV
- a CDS encoding ABC transporter ATP-binding protein translates to MSTIIKATRVSKTYHKTTVPVRAINNLSLNIEEGEFTAIVGPSGCGKTTLLNILGGLDQPTEGKVEVAGTDISNMKDSELIAFRLRNIGFVFQAYNLIPVLTALENVEFIMLLQKRDRKERHDRAMELLGQMDIADKANVKPSQLSGGQQQRVAVARALASKPRFILADEPTANLDSTSTSNLLDLMAKMNREQKATFVFSTHDQRVMDKARRIVTLQDGAIVSDVKRQ